Proteins from a genomic interval of Colletotrichum higginsianum IMI 349063 chromosome 6, whole genome shotgun sequence:
- a CDS encoding chitin synthase I gives MSYNRLDDDYYNDRMDPRYHRTPSPGQPLQHGYQLEDNPFNNAAYQQAPPQHIDDPYGRPSPHQQLDVPTGPARYGTPSDQLQLNAAHSVSNLSGYETPVNHGEYGVNPEAHHDAYYNQPYEPSPHDPSMPYDQPTGYSEYDDNRPMLPHQDSTATDGYQDNPTPQPAGGIKRWKTVKQVLLYRGNLVLDCPVPPRLLNQIPHGERDEFTHMRYSAATCDPDFFYDDNFTLRQKLFSKPRHTELFIVVTMYNEDEILFARTMIGVLKNVEYMCSRKESKSWGKDAWKKIVVCVVSDGRAKINPRTRALLAGMGVYQEGIAKQQVNNKDVTAHIYEYTSQVGMSIKNDVVTLVPKQQPVQMLFCLKEKNQKKINSHRWFFQAFGRVLDPNICVLIDAGTKPGGNSIYHLWKAFDLEPMCAGACGEIKAMLGTGGKHLLNPLVATQNFEYKMSNILDKPLESAFGFISVLPGAFSAYRYVALQNDKNGQGPLEKYFAGEKLEGAGAGIFTSNMYLAEDRILCFELVTKRNCHWILQYVKSATGETDVPDTVTELVLQRRRWLNGSFFAGIYAIAHFYEFFRSDHSMLRKLMFFIEFVFNTINLIFAWFAIGNFFLVFKILTTSLGEDNLLGRTGEILGVVFTWVYGIALITCFVLSMGNRPAGSGPYYITMVYFWAFIMVYLLFAAVFIAVKAIIADVNDANGFNVTDLFKNPVFYTLIISVMSTYGIWLIASLLMFDPWHMVTSFAQYMLLTPTYTNILNVYAFCNTHDISWGTKGDDKAETLPTVSTKDGSGKTDLPDEADLNAQYERELKVFSTKFVKEVKQPTESQLAEAQMDYYRGVRSVTVLAWMISNFGLAAVVLSAAGLERINPSAGTTDDTDGRANIYMSVVLWSVAGLSAFKFIGAMWFLVVRMFRGV, from the exons ATGTCGTATAATCGTTTAG ACGACGATTATTACAACGACCGCATGGACCCCAGGTACCATCGCACGCCTTCACCGGGCCAGCCGCTTCAACATGGCTACCAGTTGGAGGACAACCCCTTCAACAACGCCGCTTACCAGCAGGCCCCGCCCCAACACATCGACGACCCTTACGGTCGTCCCAGTCCTCACCAGCAGCTCGATGTCCCCACGGGTCCGGCTCGGTATGGCACACCTAGTGACCAGCTGCAACTCAACGCAGCA CACTCTGTTAGCAACTTGAGCGGATACGAAACACCAGTCAACCACGGCGAATACGGCGTCAACCCGGAAGCCCATCACGACGCCTACTACAACCAGCCCTACGAGCCTTCACCGCACGACCCCTCGATGCCCTATGACCAGCCGACCGGTTACAGCGAGTACGACGACAATAGGCCAATGCTGCCTCATCAGGACAGCACGGCCACCGATGGGTACCAGGACAACCCAACACCGCAGCCGGCCGGTGGAATCAAGAGGTGGAAGACTGTCAAGCAGGTGTTGCTGTACCGTGGGAACCTGGTCCTCGACTGCCCCGTGCCACCAAGACTTCTTAACCAAATCCCCCACGGCGAGCGCGACGAGTTCACCCACATGCGCTACTCGGCGGCCACGTGCGACCCCGACTTCTTCTACGATGACAATTTCACTCTGCGACAGAAGCTCTTCTCAAAGCCAAGACATACGGAGCTTTTCATCGTTGTCACCATGTACAACGAGGACGAAATCTTGTTCGCTCGTACAATGATTGGTGTTCTCAAGAACGTCGAATACATGTGCAGCCGGAAGGAGAGCAAGTCATGGGGCAAGGATGCGTGGAAGAAGATTGTCGTCTGCGTCGTCAGCGACGGTCGTGCCAAGATTAACCCTAGAACCAGAGCTCTGCTGGCAGGTATGGGTGTGTATCAGGAGGGCATCGCGAAGCAGCAAGTCAACAACAAGGATGTCACGGCCCACATCTACGAGTACACCTCGCAGGTCGGAATGTCAATCAAGAACGACGTGGTCACCTTGGTCCCTAAGCAGCAGCCTGTTCAGATGCTGTTCTGCTTGAAGGAAAAGAACCAGAAAAAGATCAACTCCCACAGATGGTTCTTCCAGGCTTTCGGCCGTGTCCTCGACCCCAACATCTGCGTCCTCATCGATGCCGGTACCAAGCCTGGCGGCAACTCGATTTACCACCTGTGGAAGGCGTTCGATCTTGAACCCATGTGCGCCGGTGCCTGCGGTGAAATCAAGGCCATGTTGGGAACGGGCGGCAAGCACCTCCTTAACCCTTTGGTCGCGACGCAGAACTTCGAGTACAAGATGAGCAACATCCTTGACAAGCCTCTGGAATCCGCCTTTGGTTTCATTTCAGTGTTGCCTGGCGCCTTTTCGGCCTACCGCTATGTTGCCCTGCAAAACGACAAGAACGGGCAGGGTCCGTTGGAAAAGTACTTCGCCGGTGAAAAGCTCGAGGGTGCCGGCGCTGGTATCTTCACGTCCAACATGTATCTCGCCGAGGACCGTATTCTCTGCTTCGAGCTTGTTACCAAGCGCAACTGCCACTGGATCCTTCAGTACGTCAAGTCTGCTACTGGCGAGACCGACGTGCCGGACACGGTCACGGAACTGGTtcttcaacgtcgtcgttggTTGAACGGTTCTTTCTTCGCCGGCATCTACGCCATTGCCCACTTCTACGAGTTCTTCCGCTCCGACCACTCCATGCTACGGAAGCTGATGTTCTTTATCGAATTCGTCTTCAACACAATCAACCTGATCTTCGCCTGGTTCGCCATTGGTAACTTCTTCCTGGTTTTCAAGATCCTGACAACAAGTCTGGGTGAGGACAATTTGCTTGGTAGGACCGGCGAGATCCTCGGAGTCGTCTTCACATGGGTTTACGGCATTGCTCTCATAACTTGCTTCGTCCTTTCCATGGGCAATCGTCCAGCGGGCTCGGGTCCTTACTACATCACGATGGTTTACTTCTGGGCCTTTATTATGGT GTATCTGTTGTTTGCAGCCGTGTTTATTgccgtcaaggccatcatcgccgacgtTAATGATGCCAACGGCTTCAACGTCACCGACCTCTTCAAAAACCCCGTGTTTTACACCCTCATTATCTCCGTCATGTCGACATACGGTATCTGGCTGATTGCCTCGCTGCTGATGTTCGACCCTTGGCACATGGTTACGTCCTTTGCGCAGTACATGCTTCTTACGCCCACATACACCAACATTCTCAACGTCTACGCGTTCTGCAACACGCACGACATTTCTTGGGGTACAAAGGGTGACGACAAGGCAGAGACCCTGCCTACTGTCAGTACCAAGGACGGATCTGGAAAGACGGACCTCCCGGATGAGGCCGATCTGAATGCACAGTACGAACGCGAACTCAAGGTGTTCAGTACCAAGTTCGTGAAGGAGGTCAAGCAACCGACCGAATCGCAGTTGGCTGAGGCCCAGATGGACTATTACCGCGGGGTTCGTTCCGTCACGGTGCTTGCCTGGATGATTTCCAACTTCGGTCTCGCCGCTGTCGTCCTCAGTGCCGCTGGTCTGGAGAGAATAAACCCCTCTGCAGGCACTACCGACGACACTGACGGCCGGGCCAACATCTACATGTCAGTCGTGCTCTGGTCCGTCGCTGGGCTGTCGGCGTTCAAGTTTATCGGTGCGATGTGGTTCCTCGTGGTGCGCATGTTCAGAGGTGTCTAG